A segment of the Mogibacterium diversum genome:
TGGCTTAGAGCTTGATCACGAGGCTATGCGTAAGGCAGCAAAGCTTGCAGTTGGAACACATGACTTCGCTTCATTTCAAACATCAGGTGGGATTCCCAGAGAGACGACTGTTAGGACGATCACGGATATTACCATAATACAAGAAGGTGACAGGACTATTATCAAGGTCACTGGTGATGGTTTCCTGTATAATATGGTTAGAATCCTAGTCGGCACTTTGCTTGAGATTGGAACTGGCAAGAGAGAAGCTAGCGATATGGAGGCTATCATAGCATCCACTGATAGGAGTAAGGCGGGGTTTACGGCACCACCAGAAGGTTTGTACTTAGAAGAAATATATTTTGATGATGGATTCAAATGTGGAGGCAGCACTTGTACAAAGTAAGAATTGATAAATTTGAAGGGCCATTCGATCTGCTGGTTTATCTGATTCAGAATGCCAAGATGGATATTTACGATATACGAGTGGCTGAGATAACGGAGCAGTACATAGGCTATCTAAAAGAGATGGGGGAACTTAATGTCGAAGTAAGCAGCGAGTTCATAGTCCTAGCAGCTGTACTTATTAGGCTCAAGTCACATATGCTGCTTCCTCGTGTCAATGATGCTGGTGAAGTCATAATTGATGAAGATCCGCGCATGGAGCTAGCGAGCAGGCTTGCTGAATACGTAAAGACCAAGAAAATCGCTGAGATGCTTCAGGAGAGACTGGAGGCAAACCAGTGCATACATGAGAAACCAGCTGAAGATATATCGGAATATCTAGACTCACCAGATGAACTTTTAAAAGCAGATATCGAGCAGTTTGTTAACGCGTTTAATGCATTTTTACAAAAGAAGAAGCGTGTGGCAGATGTCAAAAAGAGATATCAGAGAATAAAGAGAGAGCGAGCTTCTATAGAGGATCGTATAAACTACATGACAGCAATAATTAAAGACAGAGTTTCTGTGGGTGAGTATATTGATTTTACAGAGCTAGTGCCAGAGGAGGCGGATAGATACGATATCACGCTTTCGTTTATGTCGCTTCTTGAGATGATTAAGATGCAAGAAGTAGATGCAAGGCAAGAGAAAAACTACGGAAATATAAGTGTTATAAAGAAAGAGGTTCAGACAGATGTACAATGATAAGGTAATGAAATCAGCACTTGAATCGATGATGTTTGTCTGGGGAGAACCGCTCAAGGTCAAGGATGCAGCAGAGGTTTTAGATGCTGATAAGAAAGTAGTTAAAGATTTATTTCTGGATTTACAGCGTGAGTATGCGATGATGGGACGCGGAATCAGGATTAGAGAGGTGGATGGTGCTTTTCAGTTCGTAACGCATGCTGAAAACGAGATTTTCATCGAGAAGCTCTGCACTCCAGTCAAGGTCAAGAAGCTATCGCAGGCAGCACTCGAAGTGCTTGCTATCATAGCTTACAGACAACCTGTTACTAAAGGTGAAATCGATTCAATTAGAGGTATCAAGAGCGAGAGAGTCATTGATGGACTCATGAGTAAGGATTTGGTCGATGTTGCTGGAAGGTCAGAAGGCGTTGGCCGTCCGCTGTTATACAAGACGACAGGTGAGTTCCTTAAGAAATTTGGATTTGCATCAATAAAAGACCTGCCTGATATAACAGAGTTCGACGATATCGAGGAATACGATGAGGAAACTCCTCATGAGCAGTTATCAATCAATTTTGAAGGAGATGCGGATAGTGAGGATAAATAAATATATCGCTTCCTCTGGTGTAACTAGCAGGCGAAAGGCTGATCAGCTTATATTAGACGGTAAGGTAGCTGTCAATGGTGCTGTAATGAAAGAGCCAGGATATGATGTGAAGCCAGATGATGAGGTTCTGTGTGAGGGCAGAAAGATATCGCCGGAGACTAGTAAGACTTATATACTGTTAAATAAGCCAGTAGGATACGTGACCACTACCTCAGATGATAAGAATAGACCGACAGTTCTCGACTTAATTCAGGATGAGGACAGGAGGATTTTTCCCGTGGGAAGACTTGATTATAACACTTCTGGTCTTCTTATTCTTACCAATGATGGAGATGTTGCAAATAAGCTCATGCATCCGTCTAAGGAGCTCGATAAGACTTACCGTGCGGTAGTATCTGGTATACTTACACGTGGCAAGATTGCAAGACTTGAAAAAGGCATCGACATAGGTGGTTTTAGAACTTCACCTGCCAAGGTAGATGTTATAAAGCACAATAGAAACTCAACAGTAGTTGATATCACTATTCATGAAGGTAAGAACCATCAGGTTCGACGCATGTTTAAGGCTATCGATGCACCGGTTCAGGAGCTAGAGAGAATCAAGATTGGTAATTTAGTAATCGGGCGACTGGCGGTTGGCGGATATAGAAAGCTTGGACCAGCAGAGGTTGAGTATTTGAAGTCAATATAGTTCGGCTTATCCGAATTAGAAATGTATAACGCAGATGTAAACTGAAAGAATCTTCATTGATTCAATCAGAAACATCTGCGTTTTGTACTGCTTTATAAGAATTGTTCTAGTTTAGATCTAAGACCGAAATCAAAATCTAGTCTGGCATCATGCTTTCGCCACGACTCGACTCTATGTATGTCTTGATAATCTTTACTGCACCATCTATACCCGCACGGCTGGTGTTGATGAGCAAATCGTACGAATCTCTGTCTCCCCACTTTGTATCAGTGTAGTATTCGTAGTATCTACGGCGCTGCTTGTCCATCTGCTTAACTATTTTCTCCATCTGAGCAGGAGTCATATTCTTCGCATCCTGACCAGATAGGAGAGCGAGTTTGCGCTTTACTCTATCCTCTAGTGGAGCAAATAGGAAAATGCTGACATGAGACTGGTCTCTAAGTATGTAATCTGCACCACGGCCAACAATAACACAGCTATCCTCGGCAGCAATTTCTCTGATGATCTTGTATTCCTCTGCCTGAATCTTATCGAATGGAGATGGCTGATACAGCTCAATTCCTGAAAAGAGTGCACTAGCTGCAAAATCAGGGGCCTTCTCCTCGTTGTTCTTAACGTAATCTTCATGGAATCCAGTCTTCTGAACTGCCATGCTGATGAATTCATTATCATAGAATTTTATTCCAAGCTCAGTCGCAAGTCTCTTACCAACTTCGTGACCTCCGCTACCAAATTCTCTTCCGATTGTTACTATGACTTTATTTGACATAACACCGCCTCCTTAAGCTGATTATAACACAATATAATGTGAATATATCAAGCTATAAATTCTGTTTTATAACTTCCACGAATGATTCAAGACCATCTTTACTATCAAATTGCGCTCTCGCATTATCATCGCGTCCACCACCTTTTCCGCCAAAGTTCTTAGCGTGTTCTTTTACGAGGGTGCCGCAGGGATAGTTCCCATCGGAAACGAGCATGAGCGTATGGGAAGGGGAATTTGCAAGAGCTAGTAATGGCTTTTCTCCGTCAATCATCTCGAGTGCCTTAAAACCAAGCTTCTGAAGATCATTAGGAGATATGTTGTCATACTCTTTATATACAAAATTCATTCCCGATTCGAGACTACGTGCAATCGCTTCTGCTTCGAAATTACGAACATATTCAGCAAGACTTGCGCGCTCTGCCTTTAACTCGGCTTCTTCTTTGTCCTTCTTAGCAATGGCGTGCATTAGATTCTCTGGTTTTGATGAGAATTTCTCTGCCACTTCGGTAAGAAGCTTATGCGACTTGCGGTAGTGAAGCAGTGCATTTCGGCCGCAGTCAAAATAAATTCTGGTCATTCCCTTGTTAGGCTCAGCCTTAAATATTTTTATTACACCGACTTCACCGCTAAAGGCAGGGTAGGTACCGCAGCATGCACAGCAGTCAAAGGGATTCTCAGGATTGCCCACCGTGACAACTACGACATCTCCATCTACCTTTTCGTTAACTGCTTTTCTAAGTGGCATATCATTAGCCACCTCAACTGAAGCAAACTTGTGGGCTTGTATAGGAAGATTTGCCCATACAGCTTCATTAGATAGATCTTCAGATGCTTCGAGCATTTCTTCCGTCATGAGCTCGCCTCCGAGATCAATATCTATGGTTATATAATTCTGTCCCATGTGGAAACCTTTGTTGGCTCCTTTATATAGTTTATATATCGCACCACTAAGAATGTGTTCACCATAGTGTCTCTGCATATTGGTGAAACGAAATGTCCAATCGAGTTCTAAGATGACCTTGTCGCCGACTATAAATGGCACTTCGTCCTTGGTGTAGTGGGCCACTGCATCACCCGAATCATGAGTATCAAAAATCGTTACTATTTTGCTGCTATCATCTGATAGATGGATGGTTCCTCTGTCACCAGGTTGCCCACCGCCCTCAGCGAAAAAAATGGTTCTATCTGTTATAATTTCAGTCATCTCCTTGGAAATAACTATATCAGTTATTGTCGCCTCGAGTGTTTTTAAGTATTGATCATTGTGGAAAACTTTTTCAGTAGTCATATTTTCTCCTTGCTAAATTGTTCTTCTATAAATCGAACAAAAATGTATAAAAACATTTTTTAAAACTGTTGATAACTTCTCTTGACATATCAGAATAGAATCGCTAAGCCGTAAAAAATGCACATTTTTGTTTGTCAACTTATCCACTTCTGGGTGTTGAAAAGATTGTATACGATTTTTGATTTTTATGTGGATAATTCTTGATGTGTGCATTTTATTGGGATTCAAGCGATGTGGATAACTCGCGCTAATTTTGATAGTCAAAAAAGAACAAGCATTGACAGATAAAATTAGTCGTTATTTTCCGGGCTATAAATCATCTCGCTAAATTTTGCACCAGGCATCTCTGAGAAGC
Coding sequences within it:
- a CDS encoding segregation and condensation protein A, which produces MYKVRIDKFEGPFDLLVYLIQNAKMDIYDIRVAEITEQYIGYLKEMGELNVEVSSEFIVLAAVLIRLKSHMLLPRVNDAGEVIIDEDPRMELASRLAEYVKTKKIAEMLQERLEANQCIHEKPAEDISEYLDSPDELLKADIEQFVNAFNAFLQKKKRVADVKKRYQRIKRERASIEDRINYMTAIIKDRVSVGEYIDFTELVPEEADRYDITLSFMSLLEMIKMQEVDARQEKNYGNISVIKKEVQTDVQ
- the scpB gene encoding SMC-Scp complex subunit ScpB — translated: MYNDKVMKSALESMMFVWGEPLKVKDAAEVLDADKKVVKDLFLDLQREYAMMGRGIRIREVDGAFQFVTHAENEIFIEKLCTPVKVKKLSQAALEVLAIIAYRQPVTKGEIDSIRGIKSERVIDGLMSKDLVDVAGRSEGVGRPLLYKTTGEFLKKFGFASIKDLPDITEFDDIEEYDEETPHEQLSINFEGDADSEDK
- a CDS encoding pseudouridine synthase translates to MRIVRINKYIASSGVTSRRKADQLILDGKVAVNGAVMKEPGYDVKPDDEVLCEGRKISPETSKTYILLNKPVGYVTTTSDDKNRPTVLDLIQDEDRRIFPVGRLDYNTSGLLILTNDGDVANKLMHPSKELDKTYRAVVSGILTRGKIARLEKGIDIGGFRTSPAKVDVIKHNRNSTVVDITIHEGKNHQVRRMFKAIDAPVQELERIKIGNLVIGRLAVGGYRKLGPAEVEYLKSI
- a CDS encoding cytidylate kinase-like family protein, with amino-acid sequence MSNKVIVTIGREFGSGGHEVGKRLATELGIKFYDNEFISMAVQKTGFHEDYVKNNEEKAPDFAASALFSGIELYQPSPFDKIQAEEYKIIREIAAEDSCVIVGRGADYILRDQSHVSIFLFAPLEDRVKRKLALLSGQDAKNMTPAQMEKIVKQMDKQRRRYYEYYTDTKWGDRDSYDLLINTSRAGIDGAVKIIKTYIESSRGESMMPD
- a CDS encoding alanyl-tRNA editing protein gives rise to the protein MTTEKVFHNDQYLKTLEATITDIVISKEMTEIITDRTIFFAEGGGQPGDRGTIHLSDDSSKIVTIFDTHDSGDAVAHYTKDEVPFIVGDKVILELDWTFRFTNMQRHYGEHILSGAIYKLYKGANKGFHMGQNYITIDIDLGGELMTEEMLEASEDLSNEAVWANLPIQAHKFASVEVANDMPLRKAVNEKVDGDVVVVTVGNPENPFDCCACCGTYPAFSGEVGVIKIFKAEPNKGMTRIYFDCGRNALLHYRKSHKLLTEVAEKFSSKPENLMHAIAKKDKEEAELKAERASLAEYVRNFEAEAIARSLESGMNFVYKEYDNISPNDLQKLGFKALEMIDGEKPLLALANSPSHTLMLVSDGNYPCGTLVKEHAKNFGGKGGGRDDNARAQFDSKDGLESFVEVIKQNL